In the Glycine max cultivar Williams 82 chromosome 6, Glycine_max_v4.0, whole genome shotgun sequence genome, AGAGCGACATGTTATAACATGGAATGCAATGCTAGACGGATATGGAACACATGGTCTAGGAAAAGAAGCTCTGGATCTGTTCAATGAGATGCCGAAGGAAGCTGTTAAGCCAAACGATATAACATTTTTGTCTGAAATCTCAGCTTGAAGTCACTTGGGTTTTGTGGAACAAGGTCTCTTCCTCTTCAAAAGCATGAAGGAAGACTATGACTTGGAGCCTACTATGGATCACTAGAGTGCCATGGTTGATCTCCTTGGTGGCGCTGGCCAGCTAGATTGTACTTGGAATTTCATCCAAGACATGCCTATCAAACCAGGGATTTCTGTTCTAGGTGCGATGTTGGGTGCTTGCAAAATCCATAAAAATGTAGAATTGGGAGAGAAGGCTGCAGACAAACTATTTGAGTTAGACCCAAATGAGGGAGGGTATCATGTGTTGCTTGCCAACATATATGCCTCTAATTCAACGTGGGATAAAGTAGCCAAGGTGAGAACAGCCATGGAAGATTAGGGGCTCCACAAAACTCCAGGCTGCAGTTTGGTAGAGTTGAGAAAAGAAGTTCATACATTCTACTCAAGAAGTACTAATCATCCTCAATCCAAAAGAATTTATGCTTTTCTTGAGACTCTTGGAGATGAGATAAAGGCTGCAGGTTATGTGCCTCACACCAATTCAATTCATGACGTGGAAGAAGATGTGAAGGAACAATTGCTCGGTAGCCATAGTGAGAGGCTTGCTATTGCATTTGAACTTTTGCATACAAGCCCTGGCATGACATTACACATCAGAAAGAATCTAAGAGTTTGTGTTGATTGCCATGATGCCACTAAGTATATTTCACTTGTTAGGTATCCTCATTTTAAGAATGGTATTTGTTCTTGTGGTGATTACTGGTGAATTAATCGATCATATCCTTTCATGTGATCATAGCCCAATAAAACACAAGGATGGATAAACTTCAAATAAGACTCAttagaattttcttttatttttttcttttcttttcattttattaatagccaaagtaatatatttttgctTTGTATATTACATGTGCATGTGCACAGCTTTCTATCTATTTTGCCTGTTTCAAATGACCATGGTTACTTGGAAGAGACGATGTTTCTAATGTCTCCGGCATATGGCTATCTCCTATCAGTCTAGAGTCTATACATTCAATTATCCTAACAACACATCAACAAAAAATTGCTCAAAACACAGAAAACGTCTGTGAAACAGTCCCTAGATATCTGTACACCAAAAACATTCAAGGCACCATCACCCTCACCTCCACCACCAGAACTGTCTAAACAGATATGTCTTTCTCATCCTAGCATTGTAGGTGAGGAAGGCTCTGGCTTTGACAGGATCAGCATTTAAATATTCGAATGCATACATCTGTTTACCCTCTTCCAACCCATCTATCTCCATCACAGCATGTAATAGCTCACTTGCATCAAATGAGCATTTGCTTTGCTCCATGGCATCAGCCAGACGTCGGATGCTCGATGCCACTGTCATCAATGCTTCCTGAAGAGCATCTGAGTTACGAGGCCGCTTTGGAAGTTGTCTTACAGGCTGGGCCACAGGAGGCTCTTGAAAACCATCTGGTATCTGGTCAAATTCTGGAATTCCAGTGTATGATTCAGTTCCATCTGTCTCACTCATGTCTTCTGAACTGGGAGAAACAAAGGAGGCTGCTTCATCCTCAAAATTCTTCATGTCCATTAGATGAGTTCCACTCTTCCTCTTAGCCCAATGACTTGGGGCTTGATAATTTCCACAAACGATTTTAAGTTCATCATACATCTCTATCTGCTTTCCGCGCAATCCTCTCGCATTGGGATGTGCCTATTCATTAAATCAAAGAACACCATAATAGGTATTGTACACAAATTCATACACATTCAAGAgtggagaaaaatgaaacattaCTTACAGCAACATAATTCTTCCAAAGCTCATCACTGTCACACTCAATCATCTTTGTATTTGGGTTCCACCAGAAACCATCCTGACTTAGGATATCTTTTATTACTCTATACCTCTTCTTAATTGTTTTCAAACGGTTGATAACTTTCTGATTATTCAAATTCAAGCTGAAGCAAGTGTTTACTGCTACACAGGCAGCCGTGTATGCATTTTCATTGAAACATTTGTCAATTTTGTTTCCACGTTTTGCCTGAGCTGCCAGGGCTTCAATTAGACACTTATCCATCGCAATTGACCACACAACATTCcttcctttatttttcatctcCCTTCTTTGTCTTTGCAGATCATAGTGCTCCATTTCTACAGAAAATACAGAATTCAATACactgttaaatatattttgcttttaattttattcataacactatacatatttaaattaatagtattatccTCATTTACTAGAAGATAATATGAACCatgaaattaacaaaaaatttacaGAAGAAAAAGGTAAGGAAGGATCtagtaaagaaaacaaacaGTAGATGTATAATGTAATATCAATAATcacaaaaagtcaaaaacacAGTTTGGTTATTTGGTTCATAGATTTTAAGACGTGTTTATTAGTGAACAATTACTAATAAGTAGAAagtagttaaataaataaatttcctctaaaataaataaataaatttgaaaacagAGTTTTGCCTGCAAGTGTAAGATAAAGTACAGAAAAGAACTTTAAAATAGTGAACACAAATTTGCAAAACATGCAAAAGCAAGTGTTGGATTAAATTTTGGCCAAACATCCTTTCAGCCAGAAGGAAGTCTTCTTCAATGTAAATCTCACTTTATGTGGAATGACGCAAGCTATACATAATGCACCCATTGGTGCATTTAACTCAAGCAGAAAACTTGTTGCTGGATAGTGTTATGTTTATGGTTCCTCTAGGTATTTTTATCTAGATTGATTCATTGGCTGTGGCGGTTATGCTATTTTTAATGTGCAGAAAACAGGATCCTTAACGATTGAGTTTCCCACCCTTTTCTAGCCATGTATATACTTACAAGGATTCTAGTTTAAAGATATCATCTAATCTGCCCCTTTTTATAGTTTTGCTCACATGGTTTTGAAAGAACCAGAAAATGGAGCTCTATAAATCAAACATGAACAGTCAAAGAAGCTTCACTAGTGATGGATTTCTCCAATGAGCAAGTCCTTAAAATGCTCTGacatccaaacaaaaaaacctTTTCAGCCACAAACTTCGGCATCGGTTCCCAAAATTACTAAGGTAGCAGGAAAAGCTGCCCAGTATAATCCTTGATTTGTTGGAGACCAGCTAGAATCCACAATGAGCAAAGGGAATTGAAGAACAGAGAGTATACATTTTTCCCTTTCAAAACAGAATTGAGTATATAAGATGGGAATTTAAGAACAACATGGACGCAAATTGAAGTAAATAGACCACATTTTGTAAGCAACCAAaccccaaagaaaaaaaaaggtttaacaGGAAACCAAGTTGAAAACTAACACCAAACACAATAAGCTGAATTTCCAAAAGGAAGTTACACCAAATGCCTTCTTAAAGCCACATACATATCCCTCACACTGTCCTCTGCTATCAAacattattaacataaaaatcCAGTTTTATTTCCTACAaaagcaaattcaaactcaaaccACAAGTTGTTCAAACTACTACTCCACCCAATTTCACCatattaaaaaaactcattCTAGTCCTAACATACGCTTACACATCACAGTGACAATTAGCAAAACAAATTTCTTTACTctgtagcaaaaaaaaaaaacattaggaaaaacagaaaacacaaaaatgtgaTTACTAAAGTAAAGAATGtgcattttcctttaccactgtaaaataagaagaaaatttttagctcaaattaaaatacaacttaataaaaaaacaaaagacgcCAAAATGTGATTACTGAACTAAAAGATTGTGCACTTTGCTTTACCccagtaaaatataaaagaaaatgtcaTTGTTAAGTTCAAATTCTAGAAATCAAATTGTAAAGCTTCAACAGCTACAAGAAAACAACTGAACCAGAGTGAGAAGAAAATGCAGAGAAGAAAGCAATACCAACAAAATCGGATTGATGAAGATTGGATCCCAATCGCCAATCAGATCACGGAATCCGAATGCCGCAGCAGCGCGTCATTGGAGTGCAGAGAGGTAATTGCGATAGCACATTGGAATGGTTAGGGTTTTCTCGGgaaaaatgatgagaaaatTCTGAGTTTTCACTTTCTCGAAGACCAAATGCGGAAAAGAAAAGGTTCTGGCCGTTTCAGTCAAGGGATCAGGTGAAACGCAGTGCGAGAGAATTTACTGATTCACAGACACGTGTgatgagaaaaatgagtgacCGTCGTAATTACTGCGTAAAAATTACCGTCAATCAATTGGTCAACACTCAACATTACATTGTCCTTGTATTATCTTGAGAAattagtttgaatttttttacaagatttgttttaaaaaaatgtttttgtattACTTATTCTGTATTAAAATACCATTAAGTATTTGATCATTTCTTtagtcaataaataataaatagtataaattaCTGATAACAACTTTTTTTCGTCCTGTGAAAattgattaacaaaaaaatgactAGTCacaaattaataacataaatttataatttttattttctctttagaaaaataattcacAAAAAGTACAAGATGAAGACTTATAATGAGAGAAAGCATGATAtgcataaataatattaaattattaaaataaatttattgatttttataatatcaaaaATCATATTGTATATAagttattaatttgtaaatttccTGGTcgttatatatttgatttctaaatataaaaaataattaaattatactaataataattttttattgatctgTTAGTGTAAAAGTTTTTACACTAACAATGAATAGTCATCCAactcttttttaaaacaatgatAAATTCTTTTTGAAATGCTACCTTTTTCTCTATGTATAAAATCCTTCTAACTAAttcataaaactaaaaaagtttctTAATTTGGTTTTTTAAGACAAGTTTCTAATTAGTAACATTAAATTCTTTTGGTACtagcaaaattaaatttgttaaaatttaatgagttttgaaaaattactcttaaaattataaggaaaGTTTAATGTTTATCCATTGGCAATATAAGTGTAAAGACATTTACACTATtgagtaattaaaaattatcattgataTCATTTTTAAgatcattattataaatattaacaaacttattatatattgtaatttgtgattaaatgattatattatcaatgcataacctttttctttttaaaaataaaataaaaagatattaattttctAAAGTAAAACATGtgctaatataaaataattttagccaTCATATGGttatatgaaattgatgtgaATACATATTATTTAAATCCAATGTAatgtatttaactttttattgcAAATTATCCCCATCGTCCTTAATataagaagcaaaaggtttttttttttttctaattataagaaatacaGACTCACTTTAAGATGTAttaatagttagtttttttttttacctttcattTCTGAAATTCATTAATAAAGCACTCATTCATTTCTCATGCATTTATTAGTCTATTAATAATACAAGTTACATTTtgtaaaatcattaaatataactactacttaaatcaataaatttaaagataCAAGTCACACTGAGATAtaacacaattttaaaataataggataTGACATAGTTATAAtacaatatacaaaattaatctaGAATTAAATGTAATCAAACTAcaagcaattaaaaaaatataatcaaactaCTATCGTGAACTAATGTAACCAATGAGGCCATTAAATGAGTTAGTAATTTAGTATACATTAACTTATGAAACAATGCACAccttaaaaaataaagcaaactcTAAATTCAAACCATATCATGTTTCCACAAAATCAAATCCAAGAGTCTAACAAAGTGGCCACCACCACGACCCATTTAGCAAGTTTTGTTGCCCCAACAACCAAGCTTGTAGCTCAATATTGATAGCAACCATAGTCTTTTGAAACATGACTTTGACATAATCTTCAATCCTTAGCAACCTTTTCCTCAGTTAATCCTTTATCAAGAACAAAAGCATGTCCAGTTCTATTGATCACCTAGGTATTACTTCGGAGAGGGTTAATTACTTCATAGACAGAGTAATGACCATAGTGTTAGGTGATGATGACCTTCGTTCAATGGCAAACCTTCCAACAGAAAATGCAGGGCGTGTCGGGCTTGGGACAGTCACGTTGTCACTTGCAAGCATATGAACAACACTTGACATTGTTGGTCtatctgctgcatcttcttgtACACACAATAGTCCAATGTGCATACACTTCAGAACTTCACTACTTACACATGATTTTTCTATTAACGGATCCATCAATTCCAGACCTTTGTTTTCACACCAGATGTTCCATGCCTATAATTGTTAATACACCTTTAGTTAAAGTCATTTATATTTGTAGGTAAAATGTGTTGTAGGTCTCTTAATTTTcagttaaaaattgttttagtttcTATGCTTTAAATATAATGTTTTGTTCATggaatgttttataatttatgaatttcAATCTTCATTGTAGAACCTATATATAATACTAGGGCGAGTAacgaaattcactaattataaaacatttcatgaaaaaatacaataatgttgttaaaataaaggaATCATGACAAACTTTGACCTAGAATTGAGGGGCCTGCATCAATTTTaccctttatcttttttttttctttcctttttaatggATACAAGTGTATAGTAGGATTTAGGAACATGCATATATGAGAAGGCTTTGGCCACGGTCTGAAAGATGGAATTTATTGATCCTTTTTCCACTAATGATCTCTGGCAAAAGAACACAAAGCTGAAAACATCGGACTTCACTGAAAACAAGCCTTCCATGGCATATTCTGGAGCCATATATATCcactaaaaaacaatttatcacTTAAACTTATCAATCTCACattacatataaatttattaagtcTGACaacttaagaattaaaatattttgctaTGTTTGTGCCAATACGTACTCATGTTATTCATGTAAAGACTTTGGTTTAGTGTGCATTCTTGCATAACTGAAAGAAACAAATATGAACTTTTTTTATACTTACTAAGTTCCCACAACAGTATTTGTATCTGCCTCCATCTGGTGACATCCAAATATTCTTTCTATAATTTTCAGAATAGTATATAAGTTGGATTGGGACTACGTACTTACTGACTGCGACATTAAAAGAAGACAAATAACGGAGAAAGTATACTTGGTTTTGatcaaggaaaaataaacaaaggtgTCTCAATCTCATAGCTTGAATACAATTATGGGTCAAACTTGCTGGTAAATTAACCATAATTAAATACGTGTTGAAAAAGTCTCCTTGAGGATAGTTGTTAAAaacaatagaataaaatatatgcTTAATTGCATTTCTAATTTCTCTATTTTGATAATGTgtgtcatattattttttttaattttttttttcgctAATCAAATTTATGCAGTGACGGAGGCAGGAATTGAGTTTAAGGGGGGCGAAGATTAAatcccttatttttttttctttctctatagGGTgccataaaaatatttctataacGTAAGAATTTTAAAGGAAgtttaaaaagggaaaaaattatATGCAGATGCCTAAGTATTATTATACTACTTCGATTTTTTTTACCTATCTTTTAAGAGGTTTCTatgtagaaaaaaatgtaaaaaaaatatcctaaTAAAATAGTTAAGAGATTtcttattttaccttttttttcatttctacttcacaataaatatatatgtgtaaatTAAGGGATACTACTCTGGTCTCAattataagcaaaaaaataaggaaaaaaaaaaagaaaaattgatttcacaattattataattttttacttatgttgttattattttacattatcaatttgCTTAGCTTTAAAGCTAAGATGTATTATAATcatttctcaaaatttaaatattcaaaattttatgtatatttttccattaattaatataattagaaTGGTAAATAAGTTCAGCTATTTAGTTTAAAGTTGACAATTATTTGTCAACTTAATGGTTAACTGTAATACATGTTCATTAATGATTAATTGCCAACTCCTGTTTAgttataatcattaaatttatttagtaaatCTCTAACTAATTGTCAACTTATTAGATTAATCAATAATTGTTTACCTAATTATCAATTAAACAAATGAACATGTATTATAATTGAAATACTTTGTTGAGCCCATTTGTGTAATTAGTTAAACATACATGTGAGTGTATGTATATCAGGATatgtatttcaataaaaaaaaatgtttattgtgttaataaaaattattaatttaggttattttgagaaaagaaatataaaattagattATACACCTTAACATGGAATTCATCGTGATTTAGTCCACTAGTATTTGAGGCTGAACAAatcattgataatttataaattttagagcAAATTcacttaaataagttttttaatctgaaaattatagttttctttttcattggtCCATAACTCATCTATGACTctcataataatagtaataaaaaaataaaaatcatctaTGACAACTGATGTTACCAATTATAATCGTCatccatttaatttaatttaatttacacataattttaaatgCAAGTCGAAATTAGGTAATTGCCACACGCAATTGGGATTAGTTATTGgtataatgttattattttattaaaaaggtAGGTTAGTAGTATGAACATATGGACAGCTTGTCTGATGAATCTTCAGCATATATACGACAGGATGTTGGAATATTTAAAGGATCCAATAAcagattttgattttatattcatAGCTTTGTATAGTTTGAAGGTC is a window encoding:
- the LOC100810618 gene encoding uncharacterized protein, translated to MEHYDLQRQRREMKNKGRNVVWSIAMDKCLIEALAAQAKRGNKIDKCFNENAYTAACVAVNTCFSLNLNNQKVINRLKTIKKRYRVIKDILSQDGFWWNPNTKMIECDSDELWKNYVAAHPNARGLRGKQIEMYDELKIVCGNYQAPSHWAKRKSGTHLMDMKNFEDEAASFVSPSSEDMSETDGTESYTGIPEFDQIPDGFQEPPVAQPVRQLPKRPRNSDALQEALMTVASSIRRLADAMEQSKCSFDASELLHAVMEIDGLEEGKQMYAFEYLNADPVKARAFLTYNARMRKTYLFRQFWWWR